From the genome of Nitrospinaceae bacterium:
ACTACCGATGTTGGTGGCAATTGTGGCTACGCGGCAGCGCCCATCGGCGGGCTTGAGGTCGAGGAGCGGCGCGAGTTTTATAGAGAGCAGTTTGGCCTCGAAATTCCTTTTCTACGGTTGGACGAGTATTTGAACCACGTCGAAAGCGTGGGTGTGTCGGTAAACTATGCTCCTTTGATCGGCCATAACACGATTCGAGCCAGTGTTATGGGCGGAAGCGATCGTGTTGCCAGCCCGGACGATCTCGCCCAGATGGATCGAATGGTGGATGAAGGGATGCGTGATGGCGCGTTCGGTATTTCAACCGGATTGGTGTATGCCCCGGCCTGTTTTGCCGATAGGGAAGAATTGACGGCGCTATGCCGGACCTCGGCGCGGTATGGTGGCCTGTTTGCTACGCATATGCGAAGCGAGGGGGTCCAACTTCTTGAGGCGATAAATGAAGTTATCGGTATTGCCCGTGATGCGGAACTTCCTCTTCAGATTAGCCACCTGAAAACTGCGGGTGAGAAAAACTGGGACAAGCTGGATGCTGCATTTGAGCTGATTGAGGGGGCGCGCTCGTTGGGGCAGGACGTTACCTGTGATCGCTATCCCTATATTGCGTCGAATACTCATCTAAGTGCGCTGCTCCCTGATTGGGTACATAATGGCCAGACGGATGAGAAGATTGCCCGGCTTCAAGATTCTGAGACCCGAATTCGAATTTGCTCGGAACTCAAGGAAAAGTATCCGGATCCGATTTATTGGAATCGGGTTTTAATCAGTCGCGTTCTAACGGATGAAAATCGTTTTTGTGAAGGCATGACTGTTGGGAAACTCGCAGAGAAAAGAAGGGTTGAACCAGTCGAGGCTATGATGGATCTTCTCGTCGATGAGAAGTTGACTGTCGAGATCCTGATTTTCATGATGAGCGAGAAGAATATGCGCCGCGTTCTAGAGAAGCCTTATGTCATGGTCGGCTCCGATTCTGCCGCTTTGACCCACGAGCCTCCGCTGGGGGCTGGAAAGCCCCATCCCAGAAATTTCGGCACATTTCCTGCGGTGCTGGGAAATTTTTCGAGGGACGAAGGGTTGTTTTCTCTGTCCGAGGCGATTCGGAAGATGACTTCTGCGCCCTGTGATCGGTTAGGTATAAAAAATCGGGGAAGACTTGCTGCCGGAATGAAAGCAGATGTTGTTTTGTTCGACCCCGAGAAAATTCGAGACACGACCACCTATGAGTCGCCAGTGTCTTATCCGTCCGGTATTGAAATGGTTCTTGTGAACGGAGTTGTTGTTATAGATAGTGGGGAACATACGGACGCTCGCTCAGGGTGTGCGCTACGAAGGCAGGGTTGAAATAATGGATCTATATTCTAGTTTGGGTCTGGTCGCCGCGATGGCTTTAAGCGCCCTTGTGGCTGTGTGGCTTTTGTATAAACGCTCGCGCAGGGATGAATTTCCCGAGGAGACCTGGGACCCCTATATCGCGCAAAAAAACAGGGAAGATGGAGACGCTTATCTTGATGTGGAGGATATTTCTGGAGTTCCACAGA
Proteins encoded in this window:
- a CDS encoding D-aminoacylase, with the protein product MYDIIFHEATIFDGSGDSPFIGNLAIEGDSIAAVGPTSLSGARRDIDAAGMALSPGFIDIHGHSDYYLLMNPTAEAKVRQGVTTDVGGNCGYAAAPIGGLEVEERREFYREQFGLEIPFLRLDEYLNHVESVGVSVNYAPLIGHNTIRASVMGGSDRVASPDDLAQMDRMVDEGMRDGAFGISTGLVYAPACFADREELTALCRTSARYGGLFATHMRSEGVQLLEAINEVIGIARDAELPLQISHLKTAGEKNWDKLDAAFELIEGARSLGQDVTCDRYPYIASNTHLSALLPDWVHNGQTDEKIARLQDSETRIRICSELKEKYPDPIYWNRVLISRVLTDENRFCEGMTVGKLAEKRRVEPVEAMMDLLVDEKLTVEILIFMMSEKNMRRVLEKPYVMVGSDSAALTHEPPLGAGKPHPRNFGTFPAVLGNFSRDEGLFSLSEAIRKMTSAPCDRLGIKNRGRLAAGMKADVVLFDPEKIRDTTTYESPVSYPSGIEMVLVNGVVVIDSGEHTDARSGCALRRQG